The Kosakonia sacchari SP1 genome includes a window with the following:
- the fadJ gene encoding fatty acid oxidation complex subunit alpha FadJ: MTTTSAFTLNVRPDNVAVVAIDVPNEKMNTLKAEFATDVRAILKQIRDNKALRGVVFISAKPDNFIAGADINMIARCQTAKEAEDLARQGQQLMAEIHALPIPVVAAINGPCLGGGLELALACHRRICTNDAKTVLGLPEVQLGLLPGSGGTQRLPRLIGVSTALEMILTGKQLRPRQALKVGLVDDVVPPSILLDAAVGLVSQGRPASRHLPVRERILAGPLGRTLLFRMVAKQTEQKIQGNYPAASRILSVIETGLAQGRSSGYDAEARAFGQLAMTPQSQALRHLFFTSTDIKKDPGSAVEPGPLNSVGVLGGGLMGGGIAFVTASKGGVPVRIKDINAKGINHALKYSWQQLDKKVRRRYLKPAERDSQMAKISGSLDYRGFAHRDLVIEAVFEDLALKQKMVGEVEANCAAHTIFASNTSSLPIGDIAANATRPEKVIGLHFFSPVEKMPLVEVIPHAGTDEQTIATTVKLAKKQGKTPIVVADKAGFYVNRILAPYINEAMRLLSEGQRIETIDQALVKFGFPVGPIQLLDEVGIDTGTKIIPVLEAAYGERFSAPASVVNAILNDDRKGRKNERGFYLYPAKGRKSKKQPDPSIYRLIGVSDGTQLPSQQIAERCVMLMLNEAARCFDEQVIRSARDGDVGAVFGIGFPPFLGGPFHYMDALGVSEVVATLQRLQAQYGERFAPCEPLLRMAEQGVTFWPIKETERFS, from the coding sequence ATGACCACAACATCGGCATTTACCCTTAATGTGCGTCCCGACAATGTGGCGGTAGTCGCTATTGATGTACCGAATGAGAAGATGAACACGCTGAAAGCGGAGTTCGCGACCGACGTGCGCGCCATCCTCAAACAGATCCGCGATAACAAAGCGTTGCGCGGCGTGGTGTTTATCTCAGCAAAACCGGACAATTTTATTGCGGGCGCGGATATCAATATGATCGCCCGCTGTCAGACGGCGAAAGAGGCCGAAGATCTTGCCCGTCAGGGGCAGCAGTTAATGGCGGAAATCCATGCGCTGCCGATCCCGGTCGTTGCTGCGATTAATGGCCCTTGCCTCGGCGGTGGGCTGGAACTGGCGCTGGCGTGCCATCGCCGGATTTGTACGAACGATGCCAAAACGGTGCTGGGATTACCGGAAGTGCAGTTGGGCTTGCTTCCCGGCTCTGGCGGTACACAGCGCTTACCGCGCCTGATTGGCGTGAGTACCGCGCTGGAGATGATCCTCACCGGTAAGCAGTTACGGCCACGGCAGGCATTAAAAGTGGGGCTGGTTGACGATGTGGTTCCGCCTTCCATTTTGCTGGACGCCGCCGTCGGGCTGGTTTCGCAGGGGCGTCCTGCCAGCCGTCATTTACCGGTGCGCGAACGCATTCTTGCCGGGCCGCTTGGCCGCACTTTATTGTTCCGCATGGTGGCGAAGCAAACGGAGCAGAAAATCCAGGGGAATTACCCTGCCGCGTCGCGCATTCTCTCGGTGATTGAAACCGGTCTTGCCCAGGGGCGCAGCAGCGGTTATGACGCCGAAGCACGCGCGTTTGGCCAACTGGCGATGACGCCGCAATCGCAGGCGCTGCGGCATCTCTTCTTTACCAGTACCGATATCAAAAAAGATCCTGGCAGCGCCGTCGAACCCGGCCCGCTTAACAGTGTGGGAGTGCTGGGCGGTGGGTTGATGGGCGGCGGTATCGCGTTTGTCACGGCCAGCAAAGGGGGGGTGCCGGTTCGCATTAAAGATATTAATGCGAAGGGCATTAACCATGCGCTGAAATACAGTTGGCAACAACTGGATAAAAAAGTGCGCCGTCGTTACCTGAAACCCGCCGAGCGCGACAGCCAGATGGCGAAGATCTCCGGTTCGCTCGATTATCGTGGCTTCGCCCACCGCGATCTGGTGATTGAAGCGGTGTTTGAGGATTTAGCGTTGAAGCAGAAAATGGTGGGTGAAGTTGAAGCCAACTGCGCAGCGCATACCATTTTCGCGTCCAATACCTCGTCTTTACCGATCGGCGATATTGCTGCGAATGCGACGCGTCCGGAAAAAGTCATCGGATTACATTTTTTTAGCCCGGTGGAAAAAATGCCGCTGGTGGAGGTGATTCCCCATGCAGGCACCGATGAGCAGACCATTGCCACAACGGTGAAACTGGCAAAAAAACAGGGCAAAACACCCATTGTGGTGGCCGATAAAGCGGGTTTTTACGTTAACCGCATCCTCGCGCCTTATATTAATGAAGCGATGCGTCTGTTAAGCGAAGGGCAACGCATTGAAACAATCGATCAGGCGCTGGTGAAATTCGGTTTTCCTGTGGGCCCCATCCAGTTGCTGGATGAAGTGGGGATCGATACCGGCACCAAAATTATCCCTGTGCTGGAAGCCGCATACGGGGAACGTTTTAGCGCGCCTGCAAGTGTGGTTAACGCAATCTTGAATGATGATCGCAAAGGCAGAAAAAATGAGCGCGGTTTCTATCTTTACCCGGCGAAAGGGCGTAAAAGCAAAAAGCAGCCAGACCCATCGATCTACCGCTTAATCGGTGTTTCAGATGGCACACAGTTACCGTCTCAGCAGATAGCAGAACGGTGCGTGATGTTGATGCTGAACGAAGCGGCTCGCTGCTTTGATGAACAGGTGATTCGCAGTGCGCGCGATGGTGACGTTGGCGCCGTGTTTGGTATCGGTTTCCCACCGTTTTTGGGGGGGCCATTCCACTATATGGATGCGCTGGGCGTAAGCGAAGTGGTGGCGACACTACAGCGGTTACAGGCGCAGTATGGCGAGCGTTTTGCACCTTGCGAGCCGCTGTTACGCATGGCGGAACAAGGTGTAACTTTCTGGCCGATAAAAGAAACTGAACGTTTCAGTTAG
- the smrB gene encoding endonuclease SmrB, with the protein MKKKPSLSEEEQALFRQLMTGTRQIKQDTVVHRPARKKITEVPEKRLLQEQADNSHYFSDEFQPLLNTEGPVKYVRNDVSHFELKKIRRGDYAPELFLDLHGLTQLQAKQELGALIAACRREHVFCACVMHGHGKHILKQQTPLWLAQHPHVMAFHQAPKEYGGDAAILVLIEVEEWQPPELS; encoded by the coding sequence ATGAAAAAGAAACCATCGCTTAGCGAGGAGGAACAGGCGCTGTTCCGGCAACTGATGACCGGTACACGCCAGATTAAGCAGGATACCGTGGTTCATCGCCCGGCGCGAAAAAAAATCACTGAAGTGCCGGAGAAACGGTTGTTGCAGGAGCAGGCCGATAACAGCCACTATTTTTCTGATGAGTTCCAGCCGCTGTTAAACACCGAAGGCCCGGTAAAATATGTGCGCAACGATGTCAGCCATTTTGAGCTGAAAAAGATCCGCCGTGGCGATTATGCTCCGGAACTGTTTCTTGATCTGCACGGTTTAACCCAGCTTCAGGCGAAGCAGGAACTGGGAGCGTTGATTGCCGCCTGCCGTCGAGAACATGTGTTTTGCGCCTGCGTGATGCACGGCCACGGCAAACATATTCTCAAACAGCAAACACCGTTATGGCTGGCGCAGCATCCGCATGTGATGGCGTTTCACCAGGCCCCGAAAGAATATGGCGGCGATGCGGCGATACTGGTGCTTATAGAGGTGGAAGAGTGGCAGCCACCGGAGTTGTCCTGA
- the sixA gene encoding phosphohistidine phosphatase SixA, whose translation MQVFIMRHGDAALDAASDSVRPLTPCGCDETRQMATWLKGQKVDIERVLVSPFLRAEQTLDKVGECMNLPDNVDVLPELTPCGDIGLVSAYLQALANEGTSAVLVISHLPLVGYLVSELCPGEAPPMFTTSAIASVTLDGDGKGVFNWQMSPCNLKMPKAI comes from the coding sequence ATGCAAGTTTTTATCATGCGTCACGGCGACGCTGCCCTCGATGCAGCCAGTGACTCGGTTCGTCCCTTAACCCCTTGTGGCTGTGACGAAACTCGTCAAATGGCAACATGGTTGAAAGGCCAAAAAGTGGATATTGAACGTGTTCTGGTCAGCCCTTTTTTACGTGCTGAACAGACGCTGGATAAGGTAGGGGAGTGTATGAACCTGCCTGACAACGTGGATGTCCTGCCGGAACTGACGCCTTGTGGCGATATCGGCCTGGTCAGCGCCTATTTACAGGCGCTGGCGAATGAAGGTACTTCCGCCGTGCTGGTGATTTCTCACCTGCCGTTGGTCGGATACCTGGTGTCCGAACTCTGCCCGGGTGAAGCGCCGCCGATGTTTACCACTTCCGCCATCGCCAGCGTCACGCTGGATGGAGACGGTAAAGGTGTCTTTAACTGGCAAATGAGTCCCTGCAACCTGAAGATGCCAAAAGCTATCTGA
- the prmB gene encoding 50S ribosomal protein L3 N(5)-glutamine methyltransferase, translated as MDKIFVDEAVNELHTIQDMLRWSVSRFSAANIWYGHGTDNPWDEAVQLVLPTLYLPLDIPEDMRTARLTSSERHRIVERVIRRVNERIPVAYLTNKAWFCGHEFYVDERVLVPRSPIGELINNRFAGLIDEQPKHILDMCTGSGCIAIACAYAFPEAEVDAVDISTDALAVTEHNIEEHGLIHHVTPIRSDVFRDLPKVQYDLIVTNPPYVDEEDMADLPSEYRHEPELGLASGSDGLKLTRRILACAPDYLSDNGILICEVGNSMVHLMEQYPDVPFTWLEFDNGGDGVFMLTKAQLIAAREHFSIYKD; from the coding sequence ATGGATAAAATTTTCGTCGACGAAGCAGTGAACGAGCTGCACACCATTCAGGACATGTTGCGCTGGTCGGTCAGCCGATTTAGCGCCGCCAATATCTGGTACGGTCATGGCACCGACAACCCGTGGGACGAAGCGGTGCAACTGGTGTTGCCAACGCTCTACCTTCCGCTGGATATCCCGGAAGATATGCGCACCGCGCGCCTGACCTCCAGCGAGCGTCACCGCATTGTTGAGCGCGTGATCCGCCGCGTTAACGAACGTATTCCGGTGGCTTACCTCACCAATAAAGCCTGGTTTTGCGGCCACGAATTTTATGTTGATGAGCGCGTGCTGGTGCCGCGTTCGCCGATTGGCGAGCTAATTAATAACCGTTTTGCCGGGCTTATCGATGAACAGCCGAAGCACATTCTTGATATGTGTACCGGTAGCGGCTGTATCGCGATTGCCTGTGCTTATGCCTTTCCCGAAGCGGAAGTGGACGCCGTCGATATCTCCACGGACGCGCTGGCGGTCACCGAGCACAACATCGAAGAGCACGGGCTTATTCATCACGTGACGCCAATCCGCTCTGACGTCTTCCGCGACTTGCCGAAAGTGCAGTACGACCTGATTGTGACCAACCCGCCGTACGTTGACGAAGAAGATATGGCCGATCTGCCTTCCGAGTATCGCCACGAGCCGGAGCTTGGCCTGGCTTCCGGCAGCGATGGCCTGAAACTGACGCGCCGCATCCTCGCCTGTGCGCCGGATTACCTCTCTGACAACGGCATCCTGATTTGTGAAGTGGGTAACAGCATGGTACATCTGATGGAACAATATCCGGACGTACCGTTTACCTGGCTGGAGTTTGATAACGGCGGGGACGGCGTCTTTATGCTGACCAAAGCGCAGCTTATCGCCGCTCGCGAACACTTCAGCATCTATAAAGATTAA
- the mlaA gene encoding phospholipid-binding lipoprotein MlaA, with translation MKFRLSALALATTVLVGCASSGKDSQGRSDPLEGFNRTMYSFNFNVLDPYVVRPVAVVWRDYVPQPARNGLSNFTSNLEEPAVMVNFFLQGDPYQGMVHFTRFFLNTLLGMGGLMDVAGAANPKLQRVEPHRFGSTLGHYGMGYGPYMQLPFYGSFTLREDGGDMADTLYPVLSWLTWPLSVGKWTVEGIESRAQLLDSDGLLRQSSDPYILVREAYFQRHDFIANGGKLKPQENPNAQAIEGDLKDIDSQ, from the coding sequence ATGAAATTCCGCCTGTCGGCGCTTGCGCTGGCTACCACTGTGCTGGTCGGTTGTGCCAGTTCCGGTAAAGATTCGCAGGGACGTTCAGACCCGCTGGAAGGGTTCAACCGCACCATGTACAGCTTCAACTTCAATGTGCTGGATCCGTATGTTGTCAGGCCAGTTGCCGTTGTCTGGCGTGATTACGTGCCGCAGCCAGCGCGTAATGGCTTGAGCAATTTCACCAGCAACCTTGAAGAACCGGCGGTAATGGTGAACTTCTTCTTACAAGGCGATCCGTATCAGGGGATGGTTCACTTTACGCGCTTCTTCCTGAACACCCTGCTGGGGATGGGCGGTTTGATGGATGTCGCTGGTGCGGCGAACCCGAAATTGCAACGCGTTGAACCGCACCGCTTTGGTAGCACGCTGGGGCATTACGGCATGGGTTACGGCCCGTATATGCAACTGCCGTTCTATGGCAGTTTCACGCTGCGTGAAGACGGTGGTGATATGGCCGATACGCTCTATCCGGTGCTGTCGTGGCTTACATGGCCGCTGTCGGTGGGCAAATGGACGGTGGAAGGTATCGAATCGCGCGCGCAACTGCTGGATTCAGACGGTCTGCTGCGCCAGTCTTCCGATCCGTATATTCTGGTGCGTGAAGCCTACTTCCAGCGCCACGACTTTATCGCCAACGGTGGTAAGCTGAAACCGCAGGAAAACCCGAACGCGCAGGCGATCGAGGGTGATTTGAAAGACATCGACTCGCAATAA
- the fadI gene encoding acetyl-CoA C-acyltransferase FadI: protein MKALPLVTRQGDRIAIVSGLRTPFARQATVFHGVPAIDLGKMVVGEMLARSEIPPEVIEQLVFGQVVQMPEAPNIAREIVLGTGMSVHTDAYSVSRACATSFQAVANVTESLLAGTIRAGIAGGADSSSVLPIGVSKKLARALVDANKARSMGQKLKLFSRLRLRDLLPVPPAVAEYSTGLRMGDTAEQMAKTYGISREQQDALAHRSHQLAAQAWAEGKLAEEVMTAYTPPFRDPVEKDNNVRTNSSLADYAKLRPAFDRQHGTVTAANSTPLTDGAAAVILMTESRAKELGLVPLGYLRSYAFTAIDVREDMLLGPAWATPLALERAGLSMADLTLLDMHEAFAAQTLSNLKLMASERFAREVLGRSQATGEVDDSKFNVLGGSIAYGHPFAATGARMITQTLHELRRRGGGFGLVTACAAGGLGAAMVLEAE, encoded by the coding sequence ATGAAGGCATTACCGCTTGTCACCCGCCAGGGTGACCGCATTGCCATTGTCAGTGGGTTACGTACCCCTTTTGCCCGCCAGGCGACCGTCTTTCACGGTGTGCCGGCCATCGATCTTGGCAAAATGGTGGTGGGAGAGATGCTGGCACGCAGCGAAATTCCCCCCGAAGTGATTGAGCAACTGGTTTTTGGCCAGGTGGTTCAAATGCCCGAAGCGCCGAATATTGCGCGCGAAATTGTGCTTGGCACCGGCATGAGTGTGCATACCGATGCTTACAGCGTAAGCCGCGCCTGCGCGACCAGCTTCCAGGCGGTGGCGAATGTCACCGAAAGCCTGCTGGCGGGCACCATTCGTGCAGGTATCGCCGGTGGCGCAGACTCATCTTCAGTGCTGCCAATTGGCGTCAGCAAAAAACTGGCGCGAGCGCTGGTGGATGCCAATAAAGCGCGCAGCATGGGGCAAAAACTGAAACTCTTCTCGCGCCTGCGTCTGCGTGACCTGCTGCCGGTTCCTCCGGCGGTGGCGGAATATTCCACCGGCTTACGCATGGGCGACACCGCGGAACAGATGGCAAAAACCTACGGTATCAGCCGTGAGCAGCAGGATGCGCTGGCGCACCGCTCACACCAGCTTGCCGCCCAGGCCTGGGCAGAAGGCAAATTGGCAGAAGAGGTGATGACCGCTTACACACCGCCATTTCGTGACCCGGTCGAAAAAGATAACAACGTACGTACAAATTCGAGCCTGGCGGATTATGCAAAACTGCGTCCGGCGTTTGATCGCCAACACGGTACGGTGACGGCGGCCAACAGTACGCCGCTTACCGATGGCGCTGCGGCGGTGATCCTGATGACCGAATCCCGCGCCAAAGAGCTGGGGCTGGTACCGTTGGGATACCTGCGTAGTTATGCGTTTACCGCGATTGATGTGCGTGAAGATATGCTGCTTGGCCCGGCGTGGGCAACGCCGCTGGCGCTGGAGCGAGCCGGGTTATCAATGGCGGATTTAACCCTGCTTGATATGCATGAAGCCTTTGCCGCGCAAACCCTGAGTAACCTGAAGCTGATGGCCAGCGAACGTTTTGCCCGTGAAGTGCTGGGGCGTTCACAGGCGACCGGCGAAGTGGATGACAGTAAATTTAACGTGCTTGGCGGCTCTATCGCTTATGGGCATCCGTTTGCCGCTACCGGCGCGCGTATGATCACCCAAACCCTGCATGAGCTGCGCCGTCGTGGTGGCGGTTTTGGTCTGGTGACGGCCTGTGCCGCAGGTGGTCTGGGCGCAGCAATGGTTCTGGAGGCAGAGTAA
- a CDS encoding YfcZ/YiiS family protein — MSKCSADETPVCCCMDVGTIMDNSDCTASYSRVFANRADADETLAALSARARSVESDPCQITSTFTEVADGVRLDIDFVFACEAETLIFQLGLR; from the coding sequence ATGAGTAAATGCAGTGCTGATGAAACCCCGGTTTGCTGCTGTATGGATGTTGGCACCATTATGGACAACTCCGACTGCACCGCCTCTTACAGCCGCGTGTTCGCTAACCGCGCCGATGCTGACGAAACCCTGGCTGCGCTGAGCGCCAGAGCCCGCAGCGTGGAATCCGATCCTTGCCAAATCACCTCCACGTTTACGGAAGTGGCCGACGGTGTGCGCCTGGATATCGATTTTGTCTTCGCTTGCGAAGCCGAAACGCTGATTTTCCAGCTCGGTCTGCGTTAA
- the fadL gene encoding long-chain fatty acid transporter FadL — translation MSQKTRFTKSALAVAVAIVSTQAWSAGFQLNEFSSSGLGRAYSGEGAIADDAGNVSRNPALITMFDRPTFSGGAVFVDPDVNVTGRSAIGNNASQDNIAPTAWIPNLHFVAPINDQFGWGASVTSNYGLATEFNNNYAAGSMGGKTDLETLNLNLSGAYRLDSHWSFGLGFDAVYAKAKVERYAGDLPQIIGAGLPGLVQSGRLSAQDAQQLAAQAGRISRDTQIAHLKGDEWGFGWNAGILYELDKNNRYALTYRSEVKVDFDGDYKSSLPATLNPINAALGLGLPYGTGGSTTNGSLSLHLPEMWEVSGYNRVDPQWAVHYSLTYTSWSQFQELKATGNNGQTLFYKDESFKDAYRIALGTTYYMDDNWTFRAGIAFDDSPVPADKRSISIPDQDRLWLSTGATYAFNKDASVDVGVSYMHGQKVKFTEGPYTFSSEGRAWLYGANFNYAF, via the coding sequence ATGAGCCAGAAAACCCGATTTACCAAGTCTGCGTTGGCAGTCGCAGTGGCAATCGTTTCTACCCAGGCCTGGTCCGCAGGCTTTCAACTCAACGAGTTTTCATCCTCTGGCCTTGGCCGAGCTTATTCCGGTGAAGGTGCCATCGCTGATGACGCAGGCAACGTCAGCCGTAACCCGGCGCTGATCACCATGTTCGATCGCCCGACCTTCTCTGGTGGCGCGGTGTTTGTCGATCCGGATGTTAACGTGACGGGCCGCTCTGCGATTGGTAACAATGCCAGCCAGGACAACATCGCCCCGACCGCGTGGATACCGAACCTGCACTTCGTGGCACCGATTAACGATCAATTTGGCTGGGGTGCGTCTGTAACCTCTAACTACGGGCTGGCCACCGAGTTCAACAACAACTATGCAGCCGGTTCAATGGGCGGTAAAACCGACCTCGAAACGCTGAACCTCAACCTGAGCGGCGCGTACCGTCTGGATAGCCACTGGAGTTTCGGCCTCGGTTTCGACGCCGTTTATGCCAAAGCGAAAGTTGAGCGCTACGCGGGTGACCTGCCACAAATCATCGGCGCAGGTCTGCCTGGGCTGGTGCAGTCGGGCCGTCTGTCAGCACAGGATGCACAGCAACTCGCCGCGCAGGCTGGCCGTATTAGCCGCGATACGCAAATCGCCCATCTGAAAGGTGATGAGTGGGGCTTTGGCTGGAACGCCGGTATTCTCTACGAGCTGGATAAAAACAACCGTTACGCATTAACCTATCGCTCTGAAGTAAAAGTCGACTTCGACGGCGATTACAAGAGCAGCCTGCCCGCGACGCTGAACCCGATCAATGCGGCACTGGGTCTGGGCTTGCCATATGGCACCGGCGGTTCCACCACCAACGGTTCGCTTTCATTGCATCTGCCGGAAATGTGGGAAGTGTCGGGTTATAACCGCGTTGATCCGCAGTGGGCCGTTCACTATAGCCTGACTTACACCAGTTGGAGCCAGTTCCAGGAGCTGAAAGCGACCGGCAACAACGGCCAGACACTGTTCTATAAAGATGAGAGCTTTAAAGACGCCTACCGTATCGCGCTGGGTACTACCTATTATATGGATGATAACTGGACCTTCCGTGCCGGTATCGCCTTCGATGATAGCCCGGTTCCGGCAGACAAACGCTCCATCTCCATCCCGGATCAGGACCGTCTGTGGCTGAGTACCGGTGCGACCTACGCATTTAATAAAGATGCGTCCGTCGACGTCGGCGTTTCTTATATGCACGGTCAGAAAGTGAAATTCACCGAAGGCCCGTACACCTTCAGCTCTGAAGGTCGTGCATGGCTGTACGGCGCGAACTTCAACTACGCATTCTGA